The following are from one region of the Carnobacterium gallinarum DSM 4847 genome:
- a CDS encoding MBL fold metallo-hydrolase, translated as MITESTDALKVSILASGSSGNVTYIESGKKKLLVDSGLSGKKVTELLKQINRDIADVDGILVTHEHRDHIHGVGVLARKYKMDVYANEKTWQAMSPIIGEVKNEQKHIFEMGTTLSIGDIDIESFGVSHDAIAPQFYSFHKNNKRFAMITDTGYVNDRMRGVVENADAYLFESNHDLEMLRMGAYPWSLKQRILGDKGHLSNEDGAIAMAEVLGNATKRIYLGHLSRENNLKELAHMTAVNILREKNTGVEDQFEIYDTDPDKAAPLFIV; from the coding sequence ATGATTACAGAAAGTACAGACGCGTTAAAAGTCAGCATTCTTGCTAGCGGAAGCTCGGGGAATGTTACCTATATAGAATCAGGGAAGAAAAAATTACTAGTAGATAGTGGTTTAAGTGGTAAAAAAGTAACTGAATTATTGAAGCAGATTAATCGTGATATTGCAGATGTTGATGGAATTTTAGTCACTCATGAACATCGTGATCATATTCATGGTGTAGGGGTTTTAGCCCGCAAATATAAAATGGATGTTTATGCTAATGAGAAGACTTGGCAAGCAATGTCTCCAATTATTGGTGAAGTAAAAAATGAGCAAAAGCATATCTTTGAGATGGGAACTACGTTATCCATTGGTGATATTGATATTGAAAGTTTTGGTGTTTCTCATGATGCAATAGCTCCTCAATTTTATTCTTTCCATAAAAATAATAAGCGCTTTGCAATGATTACGGATACTGGTTATGTAAATGATCGTATGCGTGGCGTTGTTGAAAATGCAGATGCGTATCTCTTTGAAAGCAATCATGATTTAGAGATGCTACGAATGGGCGCGTATCCGTGGTCATTAAAGCAACGTATTTTAGGCGATAAAGGGCATCTTTCCAATGAAGATGGAGCAATTGCAATGGCCGAAGTTTTAGGTAATGCAACAAAACGCATTTATTTAGGACATTTAAGTCGTGAGAATAATTTGAAAGAGTTGGCTCATATGACAGCTGTGAATATTTTAAGAGAAAAAAATACTGGTGTTGAGGATCAATTTGAAATCTATGATACAGATCCTGATAAAGCTGCACCGCTATTTATTGTTTAA